In a single window of the Streptomyces sp. NBC_00353 genome:
- a CDS encoding acyl-CoA dehydrogenase yields the protein MTDLSCTPEEEEFRARLREWLGDVLPGLPAEPSPDDWPGRRAYDTAWQRMLYDAGYAGLHWPVDAGGRGATPTQHLIFLEETERAGAPYVGANFVGLLHAGPTIATEGTAGQRARWLPPVLRGDEIWCQGFSEPEAGSDLASLRTRAVRDGDHYVVSGQKIWTSHAEVADWCELLVRTDPAVPKHRGISWLAMRMDAPGVTVRPLRTLAGSTEFAEMFLDEVRVPVSHRVGAENDGWRVTMVTLSFERGTAFVGEVVACRRTLAALAAEARANGRWDDPVLRRTLGRLNAEFRALWRLTQWNVSEAQRAGAAGGVPGTGGSVFKLRYSQARQELYDAAAEVLGADGADLDREWVLDRLTSLSYTIAAGTSQIQQNIVAERILGLPKGR from the coding sequence GTGACGGATCTGTCCTGCACGCCCGAGGAGGAGGAGTTCCGGGCGCGGCTGCGGGAGTGGCTCGGCGACGTGCTGCCCGGACTGCCCGCCGAGCCCAGTCCCGACGACTGGCCGGGGCGGCGGGCCTACGACACCGCCTGGCAGCGGATGCTGTACGACGCCGGGTACGCGGGCCTGCACTGGCCCGTCGACGCGGGCGGGCGGGGCGCCACCCCCACACAGCACCTGATCTTCCTGGAGGAGACGGAGAGGGCCGGGGCGCCGTACGTCGGCGCGAACTTCGTCGGGCTGCTGCACGCCGGGCCGACGATCGCCACCGAGGGCACGGCCGGGCAGCGGGCCCGCTGGCTGCCGCCGGTCCTGCGCGGGGACGAGATCTGGTGCCAGGGATTCAGCGAACCGGAAGCGGGCTCCGACCTGGCATCGCTGCGGACCCGGGCGGTCCGTGACGGCGACCACTACGTGGTCAGCGGCCAGAAGATCTGGACCTCGCACGCGGAGGTCGCCGACTGGTGCGAGCTGCTCGTGCGCACGGATCCGGCCGTGCCGAAACACCGCGGGATCAGCTGGCTCGCGATGCGGATGGACGCCCCCGGCGTCACCGTCCGCCCGCTGCGCACGCTCGCCGGGTCCACCGAATTCGCCGAGATGTTCCTCGACGAGGTGCGGGTGCCGGTCTCCCACCGGGTCGGCGCGGAGAACGACGGCTGGCGGGTCACCATGGTCACCCTCTCCTTCGAGCGCGGTACGGCGTTCGTCGGCGAGGTCGTCGCCTGCCGTCGCACGCTGGCCGCCCTGGCCGCCGAGGCCCGGGCGAACGGCCGCTGGGACGACCCGGTGCTGCGCAGGACGCTCGGCAGGCTGAACGCCGAATTCCGGGCGCTGTGGCGGCTCACCCAGTGGAACGTCAGCGAGGCGCAGCGGGCCGGGGCCGCCGGTGGCGTGCCCGGCACCGGCGGCTCGGTCTTCAAGCTGCGCTACTCGCAGGCCCGCCAGGAGCTGTACGACGCGGCGGCCGAGGTGCTCGGCGCGGACGGGGCCGATCTGGACCGGGAGTGGGTCCTGGACCGGCTGACCTCGCTCTCGTACACGATCGCCGCGGGCACCTCGCAGATCCAGCAGAACATCGTCGCCGAGCGGATCCTCGGCCTGCCGAAGGGGCGCTGA
- a CDS encoding amidohydrolase family protein translates to MTELPRIVSVDDHVIEPPHLFSTWLPAKYRDRGPQPLTAGIGELAYTGGKYVITMDPDGPPTDWWIYEDLKFPYKRNIAAVGFDRDDMTLEGITRAEMRRGCWDPVERLKDMDLNHVEASLCFPTFPRFCGQTFAEAQDKEVALACVRAYNDWMVEEWCGDSGGRLIPLCIIPLWDIDLAVAEIKRNAARGVRAVTFSEIPTHLGLPSIHTGHWDPFFAICQETGTVVNMHIGSSSQMPAASPDAPPAVQASLSFNNAMASMMDFLFSGVLVKYPRLKLAYSEGQMGWIPYALERADDVWEEHRAWGGVRDLIPEPPSTYYYRQMFCCFFRDKHGVASLDVVGRDNATFETDYPHVDSTFPHTKEVALDHVKGLDDETVYKLMRGNAIRMLGLDLDRDLGK, encoded by the coding sequence ATGACGGAACTGCCTCGGATCGTCAGCGTCGACGACCATGTGATCGAGCCGCCGCACCTCTTCTCGACCTGGCTGCCCGCCAAGTACCGCGACCGCGGTCCGCAGCCGCTCACCGCGGGCATCGGCGAGCTGGCGTACACGGGCGGCAAGTACGTCATCACCATGGATCCGGACGGCCCGCCGACCGACTGGTGGATCTACGAGGACCTGAAGTTCCCGTACAAGCGGAACATCGCCGCCGTCGGCTTCGACCGCGACGACATGACGCTGGAGGGCATCACCCGCGCCGAGATGCGCCGGGGCTGCTGGGACCCGGTCGAACGGCTCAAGGACATGGACCTCAACCACGTCGAGGCGTCGCTCTGCTTCCCCACCTTCCCGCGCTTCTGCGGCCAGACCTTCGCCGAGGCGCAGGACAAGGAGGTGGCGCTCGCCTGCGTGCGCGCCTACAACGACTGGATGGTGGAGGAGTGGTGCGGCGACAGCGGCGGCCGGCTGATCCCGCTCTGCATCATCCCGCTCTGGGACATCGACCTGGCGGTCGCGGAGATCAAGCGGAACGCCGCGCGCGGGGTGCGGGCGGTGACCTTCTCGGAGATCCCGACCCATCTCGGGCTGCCGTCGATCCACACCGGCCACTGGGACCCGTTCTTCGCGATCTGCCAGGAGACCGGCACGGTCGTCAACATGCACATCGGGTCCAGCTCGCAGATGCCGGCCGCCTCGCCGGACGCCCCGCCCGCCGTACAGGCCTCGCTCTCCTTCAACAACGCGATGGCCTCGATGATGGACTTCCTGTTCAGCGGGGTGCTGGTGAAGTACCCGCGGCTGAAGCTCGCTTACAGCGAGGGCCAGATGGGGTGGATCCCGTACGCCCTGGAGCGCGCCGACGACGTGTGGGAGGAGCACCGGGCGTGGGGCGGGGTGCGCGATCTGATCCCCGAACCGCCGTCGACGTACTACTACCGGCAGATGTTCTGCTGCTTCTTCCGCGACAAGCACGGTGTCGCGTCGCTCGATGTGGTCGGGCGGGACAACGCGACGTTCGAGACCGACTACCCGCACGTCGACTCGACCTTTCCGCACACGAAGGAGGTCGCCCTCGACCACGTCAAGGGACTGGACGACGAGACCGTCTACAAACTGATGCGCGGAAACGCGATCCGGATGCTGGGTCTGGACCTCGACCGGGACCTCGGCAAGTGA
- a CDS encoding class I adenylate-forming enzyme family protein: MNETAHALGASATFWELIERRAALTPDRPVLLQDDRSLTFGELRERCERVAAGLYGLGVRPGSVVAWQLPTRLETALLSFALTRIGAVQTPVIPFYRDREVGFALRESKAGFFAVPGTWRGFDHTAMAHRLAAELDRPPLIFEAYDQLPDADPAVLPAPPTDGTAVRWIYWTSGTTSDPKGVLHTDRSLIAGGSCLAHALHLSADDIGSMAFPFAHIAGPDYTVMLLLYGFPAVLFEQFAMPGALDAYRRHGVTVAGGSTAFYSMFLTEQRKDPTARVVPTLRLLAGGGAPKPPEIYHAVVREMGVQLTHGYGMTEVPMITMGAPDDTVEHLAETEGRPPEGMEIRITDEDGKPLPYGTDGEVRLRGEAVCRGYLDADATRDAFDGDGFLVTGDVGRLRRSGHLVLTGRLKDIIIRKGENISAKEIEDLLHRHPGVADAAVIGLPDTERGERVCAVVEQPAGAGTLTLAELAGYLRTEGLAVHKLPEQLEVVDALPRNETLRKVLKYKLREQFS, from the coding sequence GTGAACGAGACCGCACACGCCCTGGGCGCATCGGCCACCTTCTGGGAGCTCATCGAGCGCCGCGCCGCGCTGACCCCGGACCGTCCCGTCCTCCTCCAGGACGACCGCTCCCTCACCTTCGGCGAACTGCGCGAGCGCTGCGAGCGGGTCGCGGCCGGGCTGTACGGGCTGGGGGTGCGCCCCGGCAGTGTGGTCGCCTGGCAGCTGCCGACCCGCCTCGAAACGGCGCTGCTCTCCTTCGCCCTCACCCGGATCGGGGCCGTCCAGACACCCGTCATCCCGTTCTACCGGGACCGCGAGGTGGGGTTCGCGCTGCGCGAGTCGAAGGCCGGCTTCTTCGCCGTACCCGGCACCTGGCGCGGCTTCGACCACACGGCGATGGCGCACCGGCTGGCCGCGGAGCTGGACCGTCCGCCGCTGATATTCGAGGCGTACGACCAGCTGCCGGACGCCGACCCGGCGGTACTGCCCGCACCGCCCACCGACGGCACGGCGGTGCGCTGGATCTACTGGACGTCGGGGACGACCTCCGATCCGAAGGGCGTCCTGCACACCGACCGCAGCCTGATCGCGGGCGGCTCGTGTCTGGCCCACGCGCTGCACCTGTCGGCCGACGACATCGGCTCGATGGCGTTCCCGTTCGCCCATATCGCCGGGCCGGACTACACCGTCATGCTGCTGCTCTACGGCTTTCCGGCGGTCCTTTTCGAGCAGTTCGCCATGCCCGGCGCGCTGGACGCCTACCGGCGCCACGGAGTGACGGTCGCGGGCGGCTCGACCGCCTTCTACTCGATGTTCCTGACCGAACAGCGCAAGGACCCCACGGCCAGGGTGGTCCCCACCCTGCGGCTCCTGGCGGGCGGCGGGGCTCCGAAACCGCCGGAGATCTACCACGCGGTCGTACGGGAGATGGGCGTCCAGCTCACCCACGGCTACGGCATGACCGAGGTCCCCATGATCACCATGGGCGCCCCCGACGACACGGTGGAGCACCTCGCCGAGACGGAGGGCCGGCCGCCCGAGGGCATGGAGATTCGGATCACCGACGAGGACGGCAAGCCGCTGCCGTACGGCACGGACGGCGAGGTACGGCTGCGCGGGGAGGCCGTCTGCCGGGGCTACCTGGACGCCGACGCGACACGGGACGCCTTCGACGGGGACGGCTTCCTCGTCACCGGTGATGTCGGCCGTCTCCGGAGGAGTGGCCATCTGGTCCTCACCGGCCGGCTCAAGGACATCATCATCCGCAAGGGCGAGAACATCTCCGCCAAGGAGATCGAGGACCTCCTCCACCGCCACCCCGGCGTGGCCGATGCGGCCGTGATCGGCCTGCCGGACACGGAGCGCGGAGAACGCGTCTGCGCGGTCGTCGAGCAGCCGGCCGGGGCCGGGACGCTGACGCTGGCGGAGCTCGCCGGGTATCTGCGCACGGAGGGGCTCGCGGTGCACAAGCTGCCCGAGCAGCTGGAGGTGGTGGACGCGCTGCCGCGCAATGAGACGCTGCGCAAGGTGCTCAAGTACAAGCTGCGCGAGCAGTTCTCCTGA
- a CDS encoding EF-hand domain-containing protein, with amino-acid sequence MDSAEYERKIAFRFAAFDQDGNGYIDRADFNAAAARLLAEFGTTARCDKGQALYTGAEAFWQGMAGIADVDGDQRVTREEFVGGAVKRLRDNPERFAEIARPFLRAAIAVADNDDNGAASVPAVERALKVLGASAESASLAARSLDADHDGRIAEEDAVAAFAVYFTVIEPDA; translated from the coding sequence ATGGACAGCGCAGAGTACGAGCGCAAGATCGCTTTCCGGTTCGCCGCCTTCGACCAGGACGGCAACGGATACATCGATCGCGCCGATTTCAATGCCGCCGCGGCCCGTCTGCTCGCCGAATTCGGCACGACGGCCCGCTGTGACAAGGGCCAGGCGCTCTACACCGGGGCCGAGGCCTTCTGGCAGGGCATGGCGGGCATCGCCGACGTGGACGGGGACCAGCGCGTCACCCGTGAGGAGTTCGTGGGCGGGGCCGTGAAACGGCTGCGCGACAACCCCGAGCGCTTCGCGGAGATCGCCCGCCCGTTCCTGCGCGCGGCGATCGCCGTGGCCGACAACGACGACAACGGCGCGGCCTCGGTACCGGCCGTGGAGCGTGCGCTGAAGGTGCTCGGTGCGAGTGCCGAATCGGCGAGCCTGGCGGCACGGAGCCTGGATGCGGACCATGATGGCCGGATCGCCGAGGAGGACGCGGTGGCCGCGTTCGCCGTCTACTTCACGGTGATCGAACCGGACGCGTAG
- a CDS encoding STAS domain-containing protein: MTLQVAETEQGPWTVLRIYGELDLVTSPVVRQSIHDAVACGRHDVVLDLSEVLFCDSSGVGVLVAARRLMRSCGGRLRLILPARGAEEGSHVNRVLAALGVRRLFEVYPDRDAAVDEEAQPLSA; the protein is encoded by the coding sequence GTGACTCTGCAAGTGGCCGAGACCGAGCAGGGCCCATGGACCGTACTGCGCATATACGGCGAACTGGATCTGGTGACGTCGCCGGTCGTCCGCCAGAGCATCCACGACGCCGTCGCCTGCGGGCGGCACGATGTGGTGCTCGACCTCTCCGAGGTGCTGTTCTGCGATTCCAGCGGCGTCGGCGTACTGGTCGCCGCCCGCCGCCTGATGCGCTCCTGCGGCGGCCGGCTGCGACTGATCCTGCCCGCCCGCGGCGCCGAGGAGGGCTCCCACGTCAACCGGGTGCTGGCCGCCCTCGGCGTACGACGGCTGTTCGAGGTCTACCCCGACCGGGACGCGGCCGTCGACGAAGAGGCCCAGCCGCTCTCGGCCTGA
- a CDS encoding RNA polymerase sigma factor produces the protein MAKDTPPRWDRKMQQRLARGEAAALGELYDRFASLVHSQAHRMLDDEPAADLVTREVFGYVWENPDAYDPKQGSMRSWVARLTHRQSVRRLRGTAPSAFAQGYEDGTDDDGSETGGAEDTAAREELEERVRRATASARADYIVASMPAPLRAALELAYIQRRDYRQTAADLGVTEDEARRRLRLGLQLLSTANTRPLEGSSPPGYGRAL, from the coding sequence ATGGCGAAAGACACACCACCCCGCTGGGACCGCAAGATGCAGCAACGGCTGGCACGCGGCGAGGCGGCAGCCCTCGGCGAGCTCTACGACCGTTTCGCGTCGCTCGTACACAGCCAGGCCCACCGGATGCTCGACGACGAGCCGGCCGCCGACCTGGTGACCCGCGAAGTCTTCGGTTACGTGTGGGAGAACCCCGACGCGTACGACCCCAAGCAGGGCTCGATGCGGTCCTGGGTGGCCCGGCTCACCCACCGCCAGTCCGTGCGGCGGCTGCGCGGGACAGCACCGTCCGCGTTCGCGCAGGGGTACGAGGACGGGACCGACGACGACGGCAGCGAGACCGGCGGAGCGGAAGACACCGCTGCCCGGGAGGAACTGGAGGAGCGGGTGAGGCGCGCCACGGCCTCGGCCCGCGCCGACTACATCGTCGCCTCCATGCCCGCACCGCTGCGGGCCGCGCTGGAGCTCGCCTACATCCAGCGCAGGGACTACCGGCAGACCGCGGCCGACCTCGGGGTGACCGAGGACGAGGCCCGCCGTCGCCTGCGGCTCGGGCTGCAGCTGCTCTCCACCGCCAACACCCGCCCGCTCGAAGGGTCCTCGCCACCCGGATACGGACGGGCCCTGTGA
- a CDS encoding maleylpyruvate isomerase N-terminal domain-containing protein, with protein MSTNDDADGREDEVRGPRRIPGPRAAADDFDLDAVPLPAPRTDPAQQGAPEPEAEPESTAEPAGPAGPTELTGRTAPTEPPAAPALATPPALVLPHRVLKSLLGAWALAACSAEETEAVEAHLTECAACADEALRLRDAVGLLHTDGSLDLDPMLRSRVLDACLSRRPAKIPVPDWAAPYDAETARLDALLRDIGGSEWHAPVRLKWFERERAVNRKTTVAGVIGHLMTVDGLVGTALGLDDPLGNATAERGGSDSARGGGVPLSPGARTEAYWSAARRPPTRAVRGPWREQSHALIRTVSFAGRGAAELSVSYGDFALPLQDSMLDRAFECWVHGGDIANAVDYPYEAPSAAHLHRMIDLAARLLPAALAGRRQAGLAGPARHLVTAGSPGRSLHLEIEGSGGGNWYIALDSPAALGSPAHTVAQVALDGAEFCQLVAGHVSPVEAAAGQRGDREAIRDVLFAAASLSRL; from the coding sequence GTGAGCACGAACGACGACGCGGACGGGCGCGAGGACGAGGTGCGGGGCCCACGGCGCATACCGGGACCGCGGGCCGCCGCGGACGACTTCGACCTCGACGCCGTACCGCTGCCCGCCCCGCGCACGGACCCCGCTCAGCAGGGGGCACCGGAGCCCGAAGCGGAGCCGGAGTCCACGGCTGAACCGGCGGGACCGGCGGGACCGACGGAGCTCACGGGACGTACGGCACCCACGGAACCCCCGGCAGCGCCGGCCCTGGCGACCCCGCCTGCCCTGGTGCTCCCCCACCGCGTCCTCAAGTCCCTCCTCGGCGCGTGGGCCCTCGCCGCCTGTTCCGCCGAGGAGACCGAAGCCGTCGAGGCGCACCTCACCGAGTGCGCCGCCTGTGCGGACGAGGCGCTGCGGCTGCGCGACGCGGTCGGCCTGCTGCACACCGACGGCAGCCTGGACCTCGATCCGATGCTGCGCTCCCGGGTGCTCGACGCCTGTCTGAGCCGCCGCCCGGCCAAGATCCCGGTGCCGGACTGGGCCGCTCCGTACGACGCGGAGACCGCCCGGCTCGATGCGCTGCTCCGGGACATCGGCGGCTCGGAGTGGCACGCGCCGGTGCGTCTGAAGTGGTTCGAGCGTGAGCGGGCGGTCAACCGGAAGACGACGGTCGCCGGCGTGATCGGCCATCTCATGACCGTCGACGGACTGGTCGGCACGGCCCTCGGCCTGGACGATCCGCTCGGCAACGCCACCGCCGAGCGGGGCGGGAGCGACTCCGCCCGGGGCGGCGGCGTCCCGCTCTCCCCCGGCGCGCGCACCGAGGCGTACTGGTCGGCCGCCCGGCGCCCGCCCACCCGGGCCGTCCGCGGGCCCTGGCGCGAGCAGAGCCACGCCCTCATCCGCACGGTGTCCTTCGCCGGCCGCGGGGCCGCCGAGCTCTCCGTCTCGTACGGGGACTTCGCCCTTCCGCTGCAGGACTCCATGCTGGACCGGGCCTTCGAGTGCTGGGTGCACGGCGGTGACATCGCGAACGCGGTGGACTATCCGTACGAGGCCCCGTCAGCCGCCCATCTCCACCGGATGATCGACCTGGCCGCGCGGCTCCTCCCGGCTGCCCTCGCCGGACGTCGCCAGGCCGGACTCGCGGGGCCCGCCCGGCATCTGGTGACGGCCGGTTCGCCGGGCCGTTCGCTCCATCTGGAGATCGAGGGCTCGGGCGGCGGCAACTGGTACATCGCGCTGGACTCCCCGGCCGCGCTCGGCTCACCCGCCCACACGGTCGCGCAGGTGGCGCTGGACGGCGCCGAGTTCTGCCAGCTGGTCGCGGGCCATGTGTCGCCCGTCGAGGCGGCCGCCGGGCAGAGGGGCGACCGCGAGGCGATCCGCGACGTCCTGTTCGCCGCGGCGTCCCTCAGCCGCCTCTGA
- the purU gene encoding formyltetrahydrofolate deformylase has translation MTAPQPAETVAEQYVLTLSCPDRQGIVHAVSSYLFMTGCNIEDSQQFGDHDTGLFFMRVHFSADAPVTVEKLRASFAAVGDSFRMEWQIHRSSERMRVVLMVSKFGHCLNDLLFRASIGALPVEIAAVVSNHTDFAELVASYDIPFRHIPVTRENKPEAEAQLLELVRTENVELVVLARYMQVLSDDLCKQLSGRIINIHHSFLPSFKGAKPYHQAHARGVKLIGATAHYVTADLDEGPIIEQEVERVGHGVTPDELVAIGRDVECQALARAVKWHAERRILLNGRRTVIFA, from the coding sequence ATGACCGCGCCGCAGCCTGCTGAGACCGTCGCCGAGCAGTACGTCCTCACCCTCTCGTGCCCGGACAGACAGGGCATTGTGCACGCCGTGTCGAGTTATCTCTTCATGACCGGCTGCAACATCGAGGACAGTCAGCAGTTCGGTGACCACGACACGGGTCTCTTCTTCATGCGCGTCCACTTCTCGGCGGACGCCCCGGTGACCGTGGAGAAACTGCGCGCCAGCTTCGCCGCCGTCGGGGACTCGTTCCGGATGGAGTGGCAGATCCACCGGTCGTCGGAGCGCATGCGGGTCGTACTGATGGTCAGCAAGTTCGGCCACTGCCTCAACGATCTTCTCTTCCGCGCCAGCATCGGGGCGCTGCCGGTCGAGATCGCGGCCGTCGTCTCCAACCACACGGACTTCGCCGAGCTCGTCGCCTCGTACGACATCCCGTTCCGGCACATCCCGGTCACCAGGGAGAACAAGCCGGAGGCGGAGGCGCAGCTGCTGGAGCTGGTGCGCACGGAGAACGTCGAGCTGGTCGTCCTCGCCCGCTACATGCAGGTCCTCTCGGACGACCTGTGCAAGCAGCTCAGCGGCCGGATCATCAACATCCACCACTCCTTCCTGCCCAGCTTCAAGGGCGCGAAGCCGTACCACCAGGCGCACGCCCGCGGGGTGAAGCTGATCGGTGCGACGGCGCACTATGTGACCGCCGACCTCGACGAGGGGCCGATCATCGAGCAGGAGGTCGAGCGGGTCGGGCACGGTGTCACGCCGGACGAGTTGGTCGCGATCGGGCGCGATGTGGAGTGCCAGGCGCTGGCCCGCGCGGTGAAGTGGCACGCGGAGCGCCGCATTCTGCTCAACGGCCGCCGCACGGTGATCTTCGCGTAG
- a CDS encoding SCO4402 family protein: MGGMPLNDVPWWRWRSNVRSALHMLSDPVFHHECWLAGREGYGDVTDAVYRLVEDTWLDNWSAEKYVGTVFRDSGEAALVDVAVLRVLRIMHQVGADAPVSAYLEHHGWPEAVRAAREAHVLLASNDGEDPDVPPRSLDVLRIMTRTA, translated from the coding sequence ATGGGCGGCATGCCGCTCAATGACGTTCCTTGGTGGCGCTGGCGCAGCAATGTGCGCTCGGCGCTGCACATGCTCTCCGACCCCGTCTTCCACCACGAGTGCTGGCTGGCCGGCCGGGAAGGGTACGGCGACGTCACCGACGCCGTGTACCGCCTGGTCGAGGACACCTGGCTGGACAACTGGTCCGCCGAGAAGTACGTCGGGACGGTCTTCCGTGACTCCGGCGAGGCCGCCCTCGTCGACGTCGCCGTGCTGCGGGTGCTGCGCATCATGCACCAGGTCGGCGCCGATGCCCCGGTCTCCGCCTATCTGGAGCACCACGGCTGGCCGGAGGCCGTACGGGCCGCCCGCGAGGCCCATGTGCTGCTCGCCTCGAACGACGGCGAGGACCCGGACGTTCCGCCGCGTTCCCTGGATGTGCTCCGCATCATGACCAGGACCGCCTGA
- a CDS encoding ABC transporter substrate-binding protein gives MTGWRRLTSPRPYKLLTCMAAVGALLMTGCGVLPGATGGSREPVTVMTWAPNGSTGPDAANMAGMTAMARTYARWVNNNGGIDGHKLLVVTCNEGDTSVGAGNCARRAVKEKAVAVVGSYSRHGQAFMAPLEVAGIPYIGGYGASEEEFSSYDSYPVNGGQPALLAGNAKQLARGCERVSVVRPDTLGGENQAWLLNTGLKEAHRPAPTDVRAAESATSYDEAAGQALQGAGTADGCVTAVLGDRTETFFDSFRRLEPSYGDVRISSVLGSVDQPLIDRTGGRESPFEGAYVAGWYPDAGDARWDEMREVIRKHAFGDNRIDPDDTGVQTTWIAYTALKEIVTAIDDPQISAGKLTVALNQGVRADTGGLTPVLRWRFEDMLGSSAYPRIVNRKVTFQVVRKGRLVAEKKGFVDVTKTLADASAKG, from the coding sequence ATGACCGGATGGCGACGCCTCACCTCCCCCCGTCCCTACAAACTCCTCACATGTATGGCGGCGGTCGGGGCGTTGCTGATGACCGGCTGCGGTGTACTCCCTGGGGCCACGGGGGGCTCCAGGGAGCCCGTCACCGTCATGACCTGGGCCCCCAACGGCTCCACCGGCCCCGACGCGGCGAACATGGCCGGCATGACCGCCATGGCGCGGACGTACGCACGCTGGGTGAACAACAACGGCGGGATCGACGGTCACAAACTGCTCGTCGTCACATGCAACGAGGGCGACACCTCGGTCGGAGCGGGGAACTGCGCCCGGCGGGCGGTCAAGGAGAAGGCGGTCGCGGTCGTCGGCTCGTACAGCCGGCACGGACAGGCCTTCATGGCGCCGCTGGAGGTCGCCGGGATCCCGTACATCGGCGGCTACGGCGCCTCCGAGGAGGAGTTCAGCAGCTACGACTCGTACCCCGTCAACGGCGGCCAGCCGGCGCTCCTCGCGGGCAACGCCAAGCAGCTCGCCCGCGGTTGCGAGCGGGTCTCCGTGGTGCGGCCCGACACACTGGGCGGCGAGAACCAGGCGTGGCTGCTCAACACCGGCCTCAAGGAAGCGCATCGGCCGGCTCCGACGGACGTCCGGGCCGCGGAGTCGGCGACTTCGTACGACGAGGCGGCCGGTCAGGCGCTGCAGGGGGCCGGAACGGCCGACGGGTGTGTGACGGCGGTGCTCGGGGACCGCACGGAGACGTTCTTCGACTCCTTCCGCCGGCTCGAACCGTCGTACGGGGACGTACGGATCTCCTCCGTGCTCGGCAGCGTCGACCAGCCGCTGATCGACCGCACCGGCGGCCGGGAGAGCCCGTTCGAGGGGGCTTACGTCGCCGGCTGGTACCCGGACGCGGGGGACGCCCGCTGGGACGAGATGCGCGAGGTGATCCGGAAGCACGCCTTCGGCGACAACCGGATCGACCCGGACGACACGGGTGTCCAGACGACGTGGATCGCGTACACGGCGCTGAAGGAGATCGTCACGGCGATCGACGACCCGCAGATCAGCGCTGGCAAGCTGACGGTTGCCCTGAACCAGGGCGTCCGGGCGGACACCGGCGGACTCACACCGGTCCTGAGGTGGCGGTTCGAGGACATGCTGGGGTCGTCGGCGTACCCGCGGATCGTGAACCGGAAGGTGACGTTCCAAGTGGTACGGAAGGGACGGCTGGTGGCGGAGAAAAAGGGGTTTGTGGACGTGACGAAGACATTGGCGGACGCCAGCGCGAAGGGGTGA